A single genomic interval of Argopecten irradians isolate NY chromosome 8, Ai_NY, whole genome shotgun sequence harbors:
- the LOC138329487 gene encoding serine-rich adhesin for platelets-like → MENEATGLDANCTSPSVVLEVSRDACLQACAERTTCEALTVKAVRLCSLFNCTTSIQTDFTHLFFIYECSESWIFGFSHREGVIFTPACYYDDRGLGTRGSCSDDVIDDVHQNSTLAECQTICDSSEDCQGITFQEDQHVCRLHVCSDTYIRVNDSLSSFYTKRCESSKQFGTVGTRTRATCPDWESNNFFQVWTHLDCQIACLRQSGCNGVTVYPTLTWTCSLQPCNESIYIDDPDFSFYSKNHTGTAFTAYGSNKIGRCGYLSNAYSLKLDVDECADACLNTAECQGFVIQPQRLYCAFHSCKSYVNMTGYRQNTFYWRIDDFTASESNSSFIEPEHPTEAPLLEKHFVGKNITCDFQPTFNLSEICSSINDDSVLVSNERDCFHLCEMKEDCSGVTLRRAGITCYLQYCGEPEYTTNVHLRFLSKHVMKNCSYTSKGPGTDGECGYISSTTSSLEQCQDTCTQEPDCRGIRYDTSTMSCRPSICPQYRYRQHISDSVSFYTKVCEDVIYYVSHGNNSVGSCGLFDTIQVRTENECQSLCSDNQHCLGVTLNEPRYECQQYTCPTASPSVYTNGTSYLKVCGSNSDTTMYTHTSIVYTLDDMSPSSTAVDKTTPIQYEITPLTPSSTSLYETLESLESLSQTISYSTLILAQISHISESETTQMTSSQPILYDTTHASSSQARSLLYETTHNTYSSSSPYETTEITHNHVSQYETSHLTSSVSSSYETTGINYMNPSLISLYERSYITSSYSGRYERTGMTLSDVSQYETTGMFLSDVSQYKSPGMTFSDVSQYGTTGMTLSDASQYKTLGITLSDVSQYGTTEMTLSDVMQYKTPGMTFSDISQYGTTGMILSDVSQYKTLGITLSDVSQYGTTEITLSDVSRYKSPGMTFSDVSQYGTTGMTLSDASQYKTLGITLSDVSQYGTTEMTLSDVMQYKTPGMTFSDISQYGTTGMILSDVSQYKTLGITLSDVSQYGTTEITLSDVSRYKSPGMTFSDVSQYGTTGMTLSDVSQYKTLGITLSDVSQYGTTEKTLSDVMQYKTPGMTFSDVSQYGTTEMTLSNVIQYKTPGTSFSDLSQYKTTEMTLSDVSQYETTGMFLSDVIQYKTPGINFNDISQSETTGMTLSDVSHYETLEMTLIPASQYETTHLISSSASTFEPTETTTYLINQYKTTNLVSSSSSTYEPTDISPSSVSQYDTTHLASSYTKSYQTTEILPSRVFDTSQQTIISLQETTQLIPSEYSFFSTTTIAAIESVTPSLELPMTLSSVENSHSTFINIEGISISETTATLIEDSLTRAAGSCTEHSIYLTSTLHSINSYVEESVTTSNAVPSATLSSYQSKMNSNLMVFHGESCSCICLMENKTIHARIRELISAIKVDKSKLSSSTRKLVSAEDRRTSSKNIGTVGIAVLATVGFVIVLSDVFVIFCKH, encoded by the exons ATGGAGAACGAAGCTACAGGTTTGGATGCGAACTGCACGTCTCCGTCTGTAGTTCTTGAAGTGTCACGTGACGCATGCCTTCAGGCATGCGCAGAAAGAACAACGTGTGAAGCCTTGACGGTGAAAGCTGTTCGTTTATGTTCCTTGTTTAACTGTACAACTTCGATACAAACGGACTTCACAcacttgttttttatttatgaatgttCAG AGTCTTGGATATTTGGTTTTTCGCATCGAGAAG GCGTAATTTTCACTCCAGCCTGCTATTATGATGATCGTGGACTCGGTACCAGAGGATCCTGCAGTGATGACGTCATTGATGACGTACATCAAAACTCCACCTTGGCCGAATGTCAAACTATTTGCGATTCTTCAGAAGACTGTCAAGGGATAACATTTCAAGAGGATCAGCATGTCTGCAGACTGCATGTTTGTTCTGACACATACATTCGTGTTAACGACAGCTTGTCATCTTTTTACACAAAGCGCTGTG AATCATCGAAGCAATTCGGCACCGTCGGTACAAGAACAAGGGCAACATGTCCGGATTGGgaatcaaataatttttttcaagtATGGACACACCTGGATTGCCAGATCGCATGCCTGCGTCAAAGTGGCTGCAACGGGGTGACCGTTTATCCAACTTTAACGTGGACATGTTCATTACAACCGTGTAATGAGTCGATCTACATTGATGACCCAGACTTCTCTTTCTACTCAAAGaatcatacag GTACTGCCTTCACGGCCTACGGCTCAAACAAGATAGGCCGCTGTGGTTACCTTAGTAACGCCTATTCACTGAAGCTTGATGTAGACGAGTGTGCTGACGCATGTTTAAATACGGCAGAGTGCCAAGGATTTGTAATTCAACCTCAAAGACTATATTGTGCATTTCACTCTTGTAAAAGTTATGTTAACATGACCGGTTATCGACAGAACACATTTTATTGGAGGATTGATGATTTCACAGCCTCCGAATCCAATTCGTCATTCATAG AACCAGAACATCCGACAGAGGCTCCTTTACTTG aaaaacaCTTTGTGGGAAAAA aTATTACATGTGATTTTCAACCAACATTTAACTTGAGTGAAATCTGCTCCTCAATCAACGATGACTCGGTGTTGGTTTCAAATGAAAGAGACTGCTTCCACTTGTGTGAGATGAAAGAAGACTGCAGCGGTGTGACCCTGCGGAGGGCCGGTATAACTTGTTACTTACAATATTGTGGAGAGCCAGAATACACAACCAACGTCCACCTACGATTTTTATCCAAACATG TGATGAAGAACTGCTCCTACACATCTAAGGGTCCAGGAACGGACGGCGAGTGTGGCTATATTTCATCAACAACGTCTTCCTTAGAACAATGTCAAGACACGTGCACTCAGGAACCCGACTGTAGAGGGATACGGTACGACACGTCGACCATGTCATGCAGACCATCGATATGTCCGCAATATCGATATCGGCAGCACATTTCTGACTCTGTATCATTCTATACCAAAGTCTGTGAAG ATGTGATATACTACGTAAGCCATGGTAACAACAGCGTTGGTAGCTGCGGTTTATTTGACACCATACAAGTACGAACAGAAAACGAATGTCAATCCCTGTGTAGTGACAATCAGCACTGTCTTGGTGTCACATTAAACGAACCAAGATACGAATGTCAGCAGTACACCTGTCCAACAGCCTCTCCGTCTGTCTATACCAATGGAACGTCCTATTTAAAAGTCTGTGGTAGTAACTCTG atacAACCATGTATACACACACGTCAATTGTTTATACGTTAGATGACATGTCACCATCATCTACAGCGGTCGACAAAACAACTCCAATTCAATATGAGATAACCCCATTGACTCCCAGCTCTACCAGCCTATATGAAACGCTGGAATCTCTGGAATCTCTAAGTCAAACAATTTCATATAGCACTTTGATATTGGCTCAAATCAGTCACATAAGTGAATCAGAAACAACGCAAATGACTTCGAGTCAACCCATACTATATGACACAACACATGCATCTTCCAGTCAAGCCCGCAGTCTGCTTTATGAAACAACACATAACACTTATAGTTCCTCTAGTCCATACGAAACAACGGAAATAACTCATAATCATGTCAGTCAATATGAAACATCACATCTAACGTCCAGTGTCAGCAGCTCATATGAAACAACAGGTATAAATTATATGAATCCTAGTCTTATCAGTTTATACGAAAGATCATATATAACGTCTAGTTATTCCGGTCGGTATGAAAGAACCGGAATGACTCTTAGTGATGTAAGTCAGTATGAAACAACAGGAATGTTTCTCAGTGACGTAAGTCAGTACAAATCACCAGGAATGACTTTTAGCGACGTAAGTCAGTACGGAACAACGGGAATGACTCTTAGTGACGCCAGTCAGTACAAAACACTAGGAATAACGCTTAGTGACGTCAGTCAGTACGGAACAACAGAAATGACTCTCAGTGACGTCATGCAGTACAAAACACCAGGAATGACTTTTAGCGACATAAGTCAGTACGGAACAACGGGAATGATTCTTAGTGACGTCAGTCAGTACAAAACACTAGGAATAACGCTTAGTGACGTCAGTCAGTACGGAACAACAGAAATAACTCTCAGTGACGTAAGTAGGTACAAATCACCAGGAATGACTTTTAGCGACGTAAGTCAGTACGGAACAACGGGAATGACTCTTAGTGACGCCAGTCAGTACAAAACACTAGGAATAACGCTTAGTGACGTCAGTCAGTACGGAACAACAGAAATGACTCTCAGTGACGTCATGCAGTACAAAACACCAGGAATGACTTTTAGCGACATAAGTCAGTACGGAACAACGGGAATGATTCTTAGTGACGTCAGTCAGTACAAAACACTAGGAATAACGCTTAGTGACGTCAGTCAGTACGGAACAACAGAAATAACTCTCAGTGACGTAAGTAGGTACAAATCACCAGGAATGACTTTTAGCGACGTAAGTCAGTACGGAACAACGGGAATGACTCTTAGTGACGTCAGTCAGTACAAAACACTAGGAATAACGCTAAGTGACGTCAGTCAGTACGGAACAACAGAAAAGACTCTCAGTGACGTCATGCAGTACAAAACACCAGGAATGACTTTTAGCGACGTAAGTCAGTACGGAACAACAGAAATGACTCTTAGTAACGTCATTCAGTACAAAACACCAGGAACGTCTTTCAGTGACCTCAGTCAGTACAAAACAACAGAAATGACTCTAAGTGACGTAAGTCAGTATGAAACAACAGGAATGTTTCTTAGTGACGTCATTCAGTACAAAACACCAGGTATAAATTTTAATGACATCAGTCAGTCCGAAACAACAGGAATGACTCTTAGTGACGTAAGTCATTACGAAACATTAGAAATGACACTTATTCCTGCCAGTCAATATGAAACAACACATCTAATTTCTAGTTCTGCCAGCACATTCGAACCAACAGAAACGACCACTTATCTTATCAATcaatataaaacaacaaatctgGTTTCTAGTTCTTCCAGCACATACGAACCAACAGATATAAGTCCCAGTTCTGTCAGTCAATATGACACAACACATCTGGCTTCTAGTTATACTAAATCATACCAAACAACAGAAATACTTCCTAGTCGTGTATTTGACACATCACAACAAACAATAATCAGCTTGCAAGAAACAACACAACTGATTCCGAGTGAATATAGTTTCTTTAGTACAACAACTATAGCCGCCATTGAATCTGTGACACCTTCTCTGGAATTACCAATGACATTGTCGTCGGTTGAAAACAGTCAttcaacatttatcaatattgaaGGTATAAGCATATCCGAAACAACTGCTACGCTGATAGAAGATAGCCTTACAAGGGCAGCTGGAAGTTGTACTGAACATTCCATTTATTTAACATCAACTTTACATAGTATTAATTCATATGTTGAGGAGAGTGTAACAACCTCAAATGCTGTGCCTTCCGCTACACTTTCCAGTTACCAGTCAAAGATGAACTCAAACTTAATGGTGTTCCATGGAGAATCGTGTAGCTGTATTTGTCTTATGGAAAACAAAACTATCCATGCGAGGATAAGAGAACTAATATCTGCCATTAAAGTAGATAAGTCTAAACTATCCAGTTCTACTAGAAAATTAGTTTCAGCAGAAGATAGGCGAACATCGTCTAAAAATATTGGTACCGTAGGCATTGCTGTACTTGCAACTGTAGGCTTTGTCATAGTGCTCAgtgatgtttttgttatattttgtaagcaTTAA